The Natrinema saccharevitans genome includes the window GCCGCGAGGGCCGGCGCTGGTCGGGATCGACGGCAGAAAGAAATCGAGGGAACCGAGTGTTGAAGGGGCCTACGCCAGGTCTTCGATCGTCGCGACGATCTCGTCGGTGTACTCGCTGGTGGCGAGCTTCTCCGCGTCCTCGAGCTGGCGCTCGAGGTCGTAGGTGACCTTGCCCGAGGAGATGGTCTCCTCGACGGCGTCGCGGATCAGGTCGGAGGCGTCGTCCCAGCCGAGGTAGTCGAACATGAGACGGCCGGAGAGGATCATCGCGGTCGGGTTGGCCATGTCCTGGCCGGCGCGCTTGGGCGCGGAGCCGTGGACGGGTTCCGCGAGCATGCGACCCTTACCGAAGTTGCCGCCGGGTGCGATGCCGAGGCCGCCGATCTGCGCGCCGGCGGCGTCGGAGAGGTAGTCGCCGTTGAGGTTCGGCATCGCGAGGACGTCGAACTCGTCGGTGCGAAGCTGCATCCACTGCAGCATCGCGTCGGCGAGGCGTTCCTCGACCATGACGGCGTCCTCGGGGATGTCGACCTCGTCCTGGGTCTCCCACAGGGAGTCGGGCGCCGCGAAGACCTCCTCGTCGGGGTACTCCTCGTCGGCGACCTCCATACCCCAGTCACCGAACTGTCCTTCGGTGAACTTCATGATGTTGCCCTTGTGGACGAGGGTGACCTTGTCGCGGTCGTTCTCGATGGCGTAGTCGATAGCCTCGCGGACCAGTCGCTTCGAGCCCTTCTCGGTGATCGGCTTGATGCCGATACCGACGGGGCCCTCGTGGATCGTCGAGTCGAAGCCCATGTCCTGCTCGACGAAGTCCCGAACCTGCTCGACCTCGTCGGTGCCGGCCTCCCACTCGATGCCGGCGTAAACGTCCTCGGTGTTCTCCCGGAACGTGACCATGTCCATCTCCTCGGGCGCTTTCATCGGCGACGGGACGCCGTCGAGGTAGTAGGTCGGTCGGACGTTGGCGTAGAGGTCGAGCGTCTGTCGGAGCGCGACGTTCAGCGAGCGGAAGCCGGCGCCGACGGGCGTCGTCAGCGGCCCCTTGATCGCGACGCGGTGTTCCCGGATCGCGTCGACGGTCTCGTCGGGCAGGTTGACGTCTTCGCCGTACTCTTCGCGTGCGGACTCACCCGCGTAGACGCGCATCCAGCTAATCTCGCGACCGGTCGCTTCGGCGGCGGCCTCGAGTACCTTCTGTGCGGCGGGACCGAC containing:
- the icd gene encoding isocitrate dehydrogenase (NADP(+)); translation: MSYDKIEVPEDGEQITLKEGSEDEIEVPDNPIIPIIHGDGIGKDVGPAAQKVLEAAAEATGREISWMRVYAGESAREEYGEDVNLPDETVDAIREHRVAIKGPLTTPVGAGFRSLNVALRQTLDLYANVRPTYYLDGVPSPMKAPEEMDMVTFRENTEDVYAGIEWEAGTDEVEQVRDFVEQDMGFDSTIHEGPVGIGIKPITEKGSKRLVREAIDYAIENDRDKVTLVHKGNIMKFTEGQFGDWGMEVADEEYPDEEVFAAPDSLWETQDEVDIPEDAVMVEERLADAMLQWMQLRTDEFDVLAMPNLNGDYLSDAAGAQIGGLGIAPGGNFGKGRMLAEPVHGSAPKRAGQDMANPTAMILSGRLMFDYLGWDDASDLIRDAVEETISSGKVTYDLERQLEDAEKLATSEYTDEIVATIEDLA